A stretch of the Sulfurimonas sp. HSL-1656 genome encodes the following:
- a CDS encoding class I SAM-dependent methyltransferase, which produces MLTFTTEPMTEILSLLETKVAQLGAGENVEFSVLDPDLGAGSYAGAIITVEGVEYFYRGYKAWTDLAELLLCRMMTPERLENGTVRLCFMKLDTASSFHREEVEERTEKYGVASPFAAINKNEEPAFLWAYRHSLERVKIVQRKRVLNLGINSGEEFELIRRMLSDSFREIELVGIDHSSTAIAEAQAKFPEPNVTFHVHDINDLGSLDLGRFDLIMSIGTLQSPGVEFKPLFMSLIQNYLAPGGSVILGFPNSRWTDGELIYGAKAPNYAFSEQSLLYKDVYFCKKYLQQKKFRVTLTGKPYLFLSATPYRL; this is translated from the coding sequence ATGCTGACGTTTACGACCGAACCGATGACGGAGATTTTGTCTCTGCTCGAAACAAAGGTGGCGCAGCTCGGAGCTGGGGAGAATGTCGAGTTTTCCGTCCTCGACCCCGACCTGGGGGCGGGCAGCTACGCCGGAGCGATTATTACCGTTGAAGGTGTGGAGTACTTCTACCGCGGATACAAGGCTTGGACCGACCTTGCGGAGCTGCTGCTGTGCCGCATGATGACCCCCGAACGGCTCGAAAATGGTACCGTCCGCCTATGCTTTATGAAACTGGATACGGCTTCGTCTTTCCACCGCGAAGAGGTGGAGGAAAGGACGGAGAAGTACGGCGTGGCTTCCCCCTTTGCAGCCATCAACAAGAACGAGGAACCGGCCTTCCTCTGGGCCTATCGTCATTCACTGGAACGGGTCAAAATAGTACAGCGGAAGCGGGTGCTCAACCTCGGCATCAACAGCGGGGAGGAGTTCGAGCTGATCCGCCGGATGCTCAGCGACTCTTTTCGAGAGATAGAACTCGTCGGAATCGACCACTCATCGACGGCCATCGCCGAGGCGCAGGCAAAGTTCCCCGAGCCTAATGTGACTTTCCACGTTCATGACATCAACGACCTTGGCAGTCTCGACCTGGGACGTTTCGACCTCATTATGAGCATTGGAACACTGCAGAGCCCCGGCGTGGAGTTCAAGCCGCTTTTTATGTCGCTCATACAAAACTATCTCGCCCCCGGCGGCAGCGTCATCCTTGGCTTCCCCAACAGCCGCTGGACGGATGGGGAACTCATCTACGGTGCCAAAGCACCCAACTACGCCTTCTCGGAGCAGTCACTGCTTTACAAGGACGTTTATTTCTGCAAGAAGTATTTGCAACAGAAGAAGTTTCGGGTAACGCTGACCGGGAAACCCTATCTCTTTTTGAGCGCAACGCCGTACAGGTTATAG
- a CDS encoding MltA domain-containing protein yields MYIFHSLFTLVFLTFLTGCAEKATHLNLNGEADSSGVFVSFDKLPQWNEQRAAAGLAVFKKQCGLNKVPALQTLCEEAEKSNDPKAFFEANFRPFMLSEQGESEGLMTGYYEPLLHGSANQSAAYPFPLYAPPKDLLRVELALLYPELAHQYLRGRLQGNRVVPYPSRAQINAGDVDAQPLCYVSSDIDRFFLHVQGSGRVLLDDNTTLYIGHTDRNGHPYSSIGKLMVEEGLIPKAEISLQTIRAYLRSHPAEKKRILESNPSYIFFGLRTQGATGTLGAELTPMHSVAVDRTRIPLGYPVYVDAVEPLGGEPLQLLAMAQDTGSAIKGQVRADLFWGYGEHAEAEAGRMKSPLRLWLLVPKAE; encoded by the coding sequence TTGTACATTTTTCATTCCCTTTTTACCCTTGTTTTTCTGACCTTTTTGACCGGCTGTGCCGAGAAAGCAACACACCTGAACCTGAACGGCGAGGCGGACAGCAGCGGCGTCTTCGTATCCTTTGACAAGTTGCCGCAGTGGAACGAACAAAGAGCAGCGGCAGGGCTGGCCGTTTTCAAAAAACAGTGCGGCTTGAACAAGGTGCCAGCATTGCAGACGCTCTGCGAAGAGGCGGAAAAGAGCAATGACCCCAAAGCCTTTTTTGAAGCGAACTTCCGCCCCTTTATGCTGTCGGAGCAGGGGGAGAGTGAGGGGCTGATGACGGGCTACTACGAACCGCTCCTGCACGGCTCTGCGAATCAGAGCGCCGCTTACCCCTTTCCTCTGTACGCACCGCCGAAGGACCTGCTGCGCGTCGAGCTGGCCTTGCTCTACCCGGAGCTTGCGCACCAATACCTGCGCGGCAGGCTGCAGGGCAACCGCGTGGTACCGTACCCCTCCCGGGCGCAGATCAACGCCGGGGACGTCGACGCGCAGCCGCTCTGTTATGTCAGCAGCGACATCGACCGCTTTTTCCTCCATGTCCAGGGCTCCGGGCGGGTACTGCTCGATGACAACACGACCCTCTACATCGGCCACACCGACCGCAACGGCCACCCCTACAGCTCCATCGGGAAGCTGATGGTCGAGGAGGGGCTCATTCCCAAAGCCGAGATCTCCCTGCAGACCATCCGCGCCTACCTTCGCAGCCACCCGGCAGAGAAGAAGCGCATTTTGGAGTCTAATCCCAGCTATATCTTCTTTGGCCTGCGCACCCAGGGGGCGACGGGCACGCTCGGCGCGGAGCTGACGCCGATGCACTCCGTCGCCGTCGACCGAACGCGCATCCCGCTGGGCTACCCCGTCTACGTCGACGCCGTCGAACCCCTCGGAGGAGAACCGCTGCAGCTCCTGGCCATGGCACAGGATACGGGCAGCGCCATCAAGGGGCAGGTGCGCGCCGACCTCTTCTGGGGCTACGGCGAGCACGCGGAGGCGGAAGCCGGGCGGATGAAATCGCCGCTCCGCCTCTGGCTCCTTGTGCCGAAAGCGGAGTAG
- the dnaJ gene encoding molecular chaperone DnaJ — protein MEEMSYYEILEISQSAEKTEIKKAYRKMAKKYHPDANPDDPEAEHKFKLCNEAYQVLSDDEKRGIYDRYGKQGLEGMGAGGGRGGFGGFEDLGEIFEEMFGGGRRSRQNPADMDKYPLDLGVEIVLSFKEAVFGCDKEVSFSYKKACAMCDGTGAKDGKLAPCKQCGGKGQVYMRQGFMTFSQTCPVCHGAGTMPGEPCSECHGAGFEEVEETVTIKVPAGVDSDNRLRVSGKGNVGKRGNRGDLYVTFQVEHDETFQRHGNDVYVEVPVFFTQAILGETITIPSLTGEIELELDQGTRDKQQYRFRSEGIEDVHGHGKGSLIAQVKLVYPKKLNDEQKDLLEQLQESFGIESKPHESVFESAFEKVKGWFK, from the coding sequence ATGGAAGAGATGAGCTATTACGAAATTTTGGAGATCAGCCAGAGCGCTGAAAAGACCGAGATCAAGAAAGCCTATCGCAAAATGGCAAAGAAGTACCATCCCGACGCCAACCCGGACGACCCGGAAGCGGAACACAAATTCAAGCTCTGTAACGAGGCCTACCAGGTCCTCAGCGACGACGAAAAACGGGGCATCTACGACCGCTACGGCAAACAGGGACTCGAGGGCATGGGCGCCGGCGGCGGACGCGGCGGTTTCGGCGGGTTTGAGGACCTGGGCGAGATCTTCGAAGAGATGTTCGGCGGCGGGCGCCGTTCGCGCCAGAACCCTGCGGATATGGACAAATACCCCCTCGACCTCGGCGTGGAGATCGTTCTCAGCTTCAAAGAGGCCGTGTTCGGTTGCGACAAGGAAGTGAGCTTCAGCTACAAAAAGGCGTGCGCGATGTGCGACGGCACCGGCGCCAAGGACGGCAAGCTCGCGCCGTGTAAACAGTGCGGCGGCAAGGGCCAGGTCTATATGCGCCAGGGCTTCATGACCTTCTCCCAGACCTGCCCGGTCTGCCACGGCGCGGGCACGATGCCGGGCGAGCCCTGCTCCGAGTGCCACGGCGCGGGCTTCGAGGAGGTCGAAGAGACCGTGACCATCAAAGTCCCCGCAGGCGTCGACAGCGACAACCGCCTGCGCGTCTCCGGCAAGGGCAACGTCGGCAAGCGCGGCAACCGCGGCGACCTCTACGTCACCTTCCAGGTCGAGCACGACGAGACCTTCCAGCGCCACGGCAACGACGTCTACGTCGAAGTCCCCGTCTTCTTCACCCAGGCGATCCTCGGCGAGACCATCACCATCCCGTCGCTGACCGGCGAGATCGAGCTTGAACTCGACCAGGGGACCCGCGACAAGCAGCAGTACCGCTTCCGCAGCGAGGGGATCGAGGACGTCCACGGCCACGGCAAAGGCAGCCTGATCGCCCAGGTCAAGCTCGTCTACCCGAAAAAACTGAACGACGAGCAGAAGGACCTGCTCGAACAGCTCCAGGAGAGCTTCGGCATCGAATCGAAACCCCACGAAAGCGTCTTCGAATCGGCCTTTGAGAAGGTCAAAGGGTGGTTTAAATAA